In Nymphaea colorata isolate Beijing-Zhang1983 chromosome 10, ASM883128v2, whole genome shotgun sequence, the genomic stretch AATAGCTGATTGCATGTTATGACCTGAGGACACGCCACTACGAACTGAAGCATGCTGGAAATTGTAGGGACTAGGGTAGACAGCATCTTGTGGATGATGACCATCACGGCCTCTACCAGAACCCAAGCCACTAGATACACCATGAGGATTTGGGGGAATAAATGCAGGTGGGAAAAAGTTAGCTGGTGCCAAACCACCCGACAGAGTTTGGTGATACCCATAGCCAGTAAGACCGCCAGCAGATAGATTATGACTGGATGGCCGTTCATTGCCAAGTGAGGCATGAGAATTGTGTTGATAAGGTGTCCGTTGATTTACACAAGGCAAGAATCCCCTCTCAACAATGGCATGAGATAAGCTACCAGAATTGAGTGGCAATGCTGCATGTATATTACCATGAGCTGGGCCATGAAGCAAGCCCCTGGAAGGAATAGTAACAGGAGCACAGAGCGTTTGACCCACTGGCTTATCATGGGATGGGCCATATTGCAAGCAATGGAGACTGGGGGAATTAGCAACGGAGGCATGGAGAAATTTACCCAGTGGTTTATGCAGACGGGATGCTTCAAATGACAAGCCACCAACTGGTAAAGTTTTATTATCGTCAGCCCCTTGGTAGCGCATCCTCTTTGATGAACCTTGAGGGGCCATTAAGAATGGTTCATCAACAGGAAACTTCTTCTTACCTCTTAATTGCCGTGTTGTGTCAACCTTGTAGTTTGGCAAAGCAAACCCAAAAAGGCAGACTTTGAGTTCCGTTACATCAATCTGGCCTTTCCTGAAAGCTGTAATGTTATCTAGTGTTGCCTTTATGCAGTTGTAGATCTTCTCAAACTGCAACTTCCCAACAGATCTGGCAACATTCTGAGATTGTTCAGTGAATTCCTCCACCTGATGCACCCAaggttataaacttataatcaTTTAAGGCGATAAAAACAGAAaccatttccttttttaattgtAATAGTGTGAAGTTGAATTACATTCATGTTGTTCCTCTCAGAATCCGATGCTTTCAATATCCAAGATCCTTCGTATGTACTGGCACAAAGACCAAGTGACCAAAGACTCTTTACCGCCCACAACTGCAAAGCAGAAAATGCAGACATGTTGTAAAGGAAATAAATAACCGGACAATATGATGACCGGGATCTCTAAATAAGAGAAACAAGGACAAGCATATGTACTACCAAAACACATACCAAAACCACATCATGCTACCAAGAATGTGAAAACAATAGGCTTCCGAGTTAAGAAACCTGCTTACAAGCATGTAACATATACTCCTAAGTTGTAAAGAACAGCAACAAGGACAAGTACTACATGCACCAAAACATCAGCAGTATGAATGCTTCCAACCATGTAAAGACAATAAAACAGAAACCATAAAACTTTTCTCCATGTTTCAATCTTTCCAGAATAATTTTGGCATAAGGTTTCCTATAAGCTATGAACTCCAGTAGTATTATGAACAGCTTAAGCTGGTTTTACTAGCCAATACACATTATAAACgattgtcacaaatattattcTAGGGGTTGTAGCAGCAATCTAACACAAGTGGAATGACAATCAGGATAACTACAGATGTAAATACCATAAATTACTAGCCAATACTCAGAGCATACATGGTCCAAAATCTA encodes the following:
- the LOC116262427 gene encoding uncharacterized protein LOC116262427 isoform X3, with the protein product MKLVSKKALLKQTKELEAKESQRWTFSPTFLSSLEVLLKDVKATLYPKPNDYQDRSALIVFFDKLAKEKFNGQQLISGVTPILRARVPILKCTERRTGIECDISVENKDGIVRSGMLRIISSIDKRFRPLCYLMKAWAKSHGINSSKDHTLNSLSITLLVAFHFQTRSPPIFPPFSDLLKDGVNIKALMEAAQRFQHFGSSNKESLAALFVTLLIKLWAVKSLWSLGLCASTYEGSWILKASDSERNNMNVEEFTEQSQNVARSVGKLQFEKIYNCIKATLDNITAFRKGQIDVTELKVCLFGFALPNYKVDTTRQLRGKKKFPVDEPFLMAPQGSSKRMRYQGADDNKTLPVGGLSFEASRLHKPLGKFLHASVANSPSLHCLQYGPSHDKPVGQTLCAPVTIPSRGLLHGPAHGNIHAALPLNSGSLSHAIVERGFLPCVNQRTPYQHNSHASLGNERPSSHNLSAGGLTGYGYHQTLSGGLAPANFFPPAFIPPNPHGVSSGLGSGRGRDGHHPQDAVYPSPYNFQHASVRSGVSSGHNMQSAIAANCDGAPRAASSGHRPTINNAFAAIPSDVAAILGTRVPHQSSFYQASGQR
- the LOC116262427 gene encoding uncharacterized protein LOC116262427 isoform X2 — protein: MKLVSKKALLKQTKELEAKESQRWTFSPTFLSSLEVLLKDVKATLYPKPNDYQDRSALIVFFDKLAKEKFNGAGDGIPTVEAFGSFVMDMFTSKSDLDLSVNFSCDEARCPREKQISLLRNLSKALFSLQRQQLISGVTPILRARVPILKCTERRTGIECDISVENKDGIVRSGMLRIISSIDKRFRPLCYLTRSPPIFPPFSDLLKDGVNIKALMEAAQRFQHFGSSNKESLAALFVTLLIKLWAVKSLWSLGLCASTYEGSWILKASDSERNNMNVEEFTEQSQNVARSVGKLQFEKIYNCIKATLDNITAFRKGQIDVTELKVCLFGFALPNYKVDTTRQLRGKKKFPVDEPFLMAPQGSSKRMRYQGADDNKTLPVGGLSFEASRLHKPLGKFLHASVANSPSLHCLQYGPSHDKPVGQTLCAPVTIPSRGLLHGPAHGNIHAALPLNSGSLSHAIVERGFLPCVNQRTPYQHNSHASLGNERPSSHNLSAGGLTGYGYHQTLSGGLAPANFFPPAFIPPNPHGVSSGLGSGRGRDGHHPQDAVYPSPYNFQHASVRSGVSSGHNMQSAIAANCDGAPRAASSGHRPTINNAFAAIPSDVAAILGTRVPHQSSFYQASGQR
- the LOC116262427 gene encoding uncharacterized protein LOC116262427 isoform X4, whose product is MSSRKADILAQELIKGQQLISGVTPILRARVPILKCTERRTGIECDISVENKDGIVRSGMLRIISSIDKRFRPLCYLMKAWAKSHGINSSKDHTLNSLSITLLVAFHFQTRSPPIFPPFSDLLKDGVNIKALMEAAQRFQHFGSSNKESLAALFVTLLIKLWAVKSLWSLGLCASTYEGSWILKASDSERNNMNVEEFTEQSQNVARSVGKLQFEKIYNCIKATLDNITAFRKGQIDVTELKVCLFGFALPNYKVDTTRQLRGKKKFPVDEPFLMAPQGSSKRMRYQGADDNKTLPVGGLSFEASRLHKPLGKFLHASVANSPSLHCLQYGPSHDKPVGQTLCAPVTIPSRGLLHGPAHGNIHAALPLNSGSLSHAIVERGFLPCVNQRTPYQHNSHASLGNERPSSHNLSAGGLTGYGYHQTLSGGLAPANFFPPAFIPPNPHGVSSGLGSGRGRDGHHPQDAVYPSPYNFQHASVRSGVSSGHNMQSAIAANCDGAPRAASSGHRPTINNAFAAIPSDVAAILGTRVPHQSSFYQASGQR
- the LOC116262427 gene encoding uncharacterized protein LOC116262427 isoform X1 yields the protein MKLVSKKALLKQTKELEAKESQRWTFSPTFLSSLEVLLKDVKATLYPKPNDYQDRSALIVFFDKLAKEKFNGAGDGIPTVEAFGSFVMDMFTSKSDLDLSVNFSCDEARCPREKQISLLRNLSKALFSLQRQQLISGVTPILRARVPILKCTERRTGIECDISVENKDGIVRSGMLRIISSIDKRFRPLCYLMKAWAKSHGINSSKDHTLNSLSITLLVAFHFQTRSPPIFPPFSDLLKDGVNIKALMEAAQRFQHFGSSNKESLAALFVTLLIKLWAVKSLWSLGLCASTYEGSWILKASDSERNNMNVEEFTEQSQNVARSVGKLQFEKIYNCIKATLDNITAFRKGQIDVTELKVCLFGFALPNYKVDTTRQLRGKKKFPVDEPFLMAPQGSSKRMRYQGADDNKTLPVGGLSFEASRLHKPLGKFLHASVANSPSLHCLQYGPSHDKPVGQTLCAPVTIPSRGLLHGPAHGNIHAALPLNSGSLSHAIVERGFLPCVNQRTPYQHNSHASLGNERPSSHNLSAGGLTGYGYHQTLSGGLAPANFFPPAFIPPNPHGVSSGLGSGRGRDGHHPQDAVYPSPYNFQHASVRSGVSSGHNMQSAIAANCDGAPRAASSGHRPTINNAFAAIPSDVAAILGTRVPHQSSFYQASGQR